In one Colletotrichum destructivum chromosome 2, complete sequence genomic region, the following are encoded:
- a CDS encoding Putative flavin reductase like domain, FMN-binding split barrel, producing MMRISPKLLRLTAPQWPQASRLVQRGNLSGPRMAANNSSNSKGAIVERVDNFDEIQSKRPEFDHSGTPIEVTQSPDPRWTYGQGVRTRGGDSAVPSHREIDPYAPDRPMISNYRLLVSGIAPRPVGFLSTVSRDGRKNLAPFSYFQVVDHDPPTFVVGFSSRGRAAAAGPEKDSYRNLRDTGECVINTVSEDMIEAVNATSIDAPPGVSEWDVSGLREAPAATVRPSRVRESVFSIEAKVVDVKELGDHAEGGGKSAAAAAGMVLLKATRFWVREDAADAEFSHIELDKLRPVGQLGGRSYGRITSTFEVPRRRWQDEEPQSELLQGLSRARQDQK from the exons ATGATGAGAATCAGCCCCAAGTTGCTCCGCCTGACAGCACCACAATG GCCGCAGGCAAGCCGTCTTGTTCAGCGAGGCAACTTGTCCGGACCAAGAATGGCTGCAAATAACTCCTCAAACTCGAAAGGAGCAATTGTCGAGAGAGTAGACAACTTTGATGAGATCCAGTCTAAAAGGCCCGAGTTCGATCACTCGGGCACGCCAATTGAAGTCACCCAGTCCCCAGACCCGCGCTGGACTTACGGACAAGGCGTCCGGACCAGGGGCGGCGACTCGGCGGTCCCGTCACACAGGGAGATTGACCCCTACGCGCCAGACCGTCCGATGATCAGTAACTACCGGCTGCTGGTCTCCGGCATCGCACCCCGGCCCGTGGGCTTCCTGAGCACCGTGTCCCGTGACGGGAGGAAGAACCTGGCGCCCTTCAGCTACTTCCAGGTCGTGGACCACGACCCGCCCAcgttcgtcgtcggcttctcgTCGcgcgggagggcggcggccgccggtcCGGAGAAGGACTCGTACCGCAACCTCAGGGACACGGGCGAGTGCGTCATCAACACCGTGTCCGAGGACATgatcgaggccgtcaacgccACCTCCATCGACGCGCCGCCCGGCGTGTCCGAGTGGGACGTCTCTGGCCTCCGCGaggcgcccgccgccaccgtgaggccgtcgagggtCCGCGAGTCCGTCTTCTCgatcgaggccaaggtcgtcgacgtcaaggagctcggcgaccatgcggagggcggcgggaagagcgccgccgccgccgccggtaTGGTCTTGCTCAAGGCCACCAGGTTCTGGGTCAGGGAGGATGCTGCGGACGCTGAGTTCAGCCACATTGAGCTGGATAAGCTGCGCCCTGTtggccagctcggcggcagGTCCTACGGCCGGATCACGTCGACGTTTGAGGTACCTCGTAGACGATGGCAAGACGAGGAGCCACAGAGCGAGTTGCTGCAGGGCTTGAGCAGGGCTCGGCAAGATCAAAAGTAG